From the Candidatus Effluviviaceae Genus V sp. genome, the window GGACCAGTTTGGTAGCCGGTGGTGCGATCCTGATCGTGGCAGGGCTCGTTCTCGGGGTCATGATCACGGCGAACTACGACTGGGCGCCGGAGTCGTCGGCGCAGGACATCGGTCCTTCCAGGACGCCCGAGCTGTCGGTGTCGCCCGTCGCCCTCGGCGAGAGTCCGTTCGTCTCGGTGGCCGAGGAGCTTCTGCCGGCGGTCGTCAGCGTCGATACGAAGCGGACGATCACCAGAGGAAACGACCCATTCCAGGACATGTTCCGCGACTTCTTCGGAGAGCGGATGTACCGCGACTACTTCGGCGACGAGGGGACCGAGCGGGAGTACGAGATCCCCGGGTCGGCCTCGGGCTTCATCTTCGATGACAGCGGATACGTCATGACGAACAACCACGTCGTCGACGGCGCCGACGAGGTCGTCGTCGCGCTCGACGACGGCCGCGAGTTCGATGCCGAGATCGTGGGTCAGGACCCGAGCACCGACATCGCCGTCCTCAGGATCGAGGGCGACGACCTCCCGAGCGTCCGTCTGGGCGACTCGGATGCCATCCGTGTCGGTGATTGGGCCATAGCGATCGGGAACCCCCTGGAGCTCGAGGGCACGGTGACGGTCGGTGTCATCAGCGCCGTCGGGCGCGCCGACCTGAATATCCGCGGCGGGGCGCCGATCTACCAGGACTTCATCCAGACGGACGCGTCGATCAACTTCGGAAACAGCGGCGGACCGCTGGTCAACATAAGAGGCGAGGTCATCGGCGTGAACTCGGCCATCAATCCGTCTGCGAACGGGATCGGCTTCGCCATCCCGATCGATCTGGCGTACCAGGTCGCCGAGTCGCTGATGCAGGAGGGACGCGTCGTCCGCGGGTACCTCGGCGTCTTCCCTCAGGAGATCACGCAGGATCTGGCAGAGGCACAGGGCCTCGACGACATTGAGGGCGTTCTGATCGCCTCCGTGGAGGATGGGACGCCCGCGGACGAGGCGGGGCTCGAGCCGGGTGACGTCATCGTCGAGTTCGACGGCTCCGAGATCTCGACGGTCTCCCAGTTCCGTATGGTCGTCGCCGGCGTGGCGCCCGGAGAGAAGACCGACATGACGGTCATCCGTGACGGCCGACGCAGGCGCCTGACCGCGAGGCTCGACGAGCGGCCCGGACAGGACGTGGCCGAGGTCGAGGAGGCCGAGCCGGAGCCAGAGGCGTGGTTCGGGATCGATGTGCTGGGGCTCAGTCACCCGATGGTTCGTGAGCTCGGCGTCGAGGCCGAGCACGGCGTGGTGGTCGTCCGCGTTGAAGCGGGGAGCCCTGCGGCCGACGGCGGCATCCAGGTCGGTGACGTCATCCAGCGCGTCGGCGACAGAGAAGTTGAGAACCTCGAGGACTACAGGAGCATCATGGAAGACATGGAGGGACGGACCAAACCCGTCGCCTTCATGGTGCGGAGGGGCCAGTACACCTACTTCGTTGCAGTGCGCCCCGAAGCCGAATAGCAGGAGGATGAGACGGGATCCGTCGAGCGAGATGGACCCGAGACCGGACAGGGCCTTAAGGGGAGGCCCCGACGAAGAACACCCCTGCTTCATACGCTCAGAGGTCTCGGAAGAGACGGAACCCTGGGAGGGGTGGTGAGAGCATGACGTACTACGGAAGCCCGGCAGAGGAAGACAAGTGCCTGGAGAGCTACCTCCAGGAGATCGCGCAGACCCCGCTCCTCACACGTGAGGAGGAGCACGAGATCGGTCTTCGCATCCTGAAGGGCGACCAGGCCGCCAGGGATGAGCTTGTCAAGGCGAACCTCCGTTTCGTTGTCAGCGTGGCGAAGGGCTACGCGCGGAAGACGGGTTCGCCCATCATGGATGTGATCAACCAGGGGAACCTGGGACTCATCGAGGCGGCCAAGCGGTTCGATGCGAACCGCGGCCGCAAGTTCATCACGTACGCGGTCTGGTGGATCAGACACGCGATCCTCAAGGGCATGGCCGAGCAGAGCGGCGCGATGCGCCTTCCGCTCAACAAGTCCGGTGCGATCCGCAGGATGTGGCGGACGCTGGAGCGGATGAGGCAGGAGAACGGCCGAGAGCCGACCGACGCCGAGCTCGCGAAGGCCATGAAGATGAAGGTCAGGGAGATCAGGGAGCTCAAGAAGCTCTCCGTCACGAGCCTGTCGCTCGACGCGCCGATCGCCGGCGACGAGGATCTCGATCTCATTGACATGGTCGCCGATCCCGCCGAGGATCCGGCGCTGCAGAGCCTACACTACGAGTCGCTCGACCGCGAGGTCGACATGGCACTCGAGGCGCTTACTGCACGCGAGGCGAAGATCCTCAGGCACTACTTCGGCCTGGCCGGAGAGAAGAAGAAGACGCTCGAGGAGATCGGGACGATGATGGGGTTGACCCGCGAGCGCATCCGCCAGATCAAGGAGGAAGCGCTCAGGAAGCTCCGGGAGTCGCCGACCCTCGACGAGCTGAGATCGTATCTCAACTGACGGACGCGTGCCGGCGTCCAACGAACGGAACGCCGGCGCGTTGCTTCAGAGCGGAACAAGGGCGCCCACCGTTCCTCGAGTGTTCGGTGGGCGTTCGTTTGGCCGGAGCCGTCATCGGCCCGCATGTCGCACCGAAACGCCTTGACGCACGTTTCGGCAGTTCCCTAGTATCTCCCGATGGTGGTCCCGTCGGGCCCGGACAACCGGAGACCGGATTCGACATGCTGAAACGTGCCCTCTTCATCCTGCTGATAGGCCTGCTTCCGGCCGCGCTCACAAGCTGCGGCGAGGAGCCTCGGGAGACGTCCGTCTCGAGGGTCCTGGACAACGGCCTGACGATCGTGACCCGCGAGAACAGGGCGACCCCGGTAATCGCACTCCAGGCATGGGTCGGCGACGGGGCGCTCTTCGAGGAACCCGAGGAAGCCGGCATCGCCTACCTGCTCGCGCACACCGTTTTCGACGAGACCGAGAGTTATGGAGAGGGCGAGATCCGCGCGACGATCGAGTCGCTGGGCGGCACAATGAGAACGTACTCCTCGCATGACTTCGCCCTCTTCTCGATCGTCGTCGAGAATCGCCACCTGGATTCGGCCGTCGACGTGCTCTACGAGGGGCTGACGAAGCCGGTGTTCAGTGACGAGCGGCTCGCCGAGGCCGGGGAGCGCTTTCCGAAGCAGCCCGCGCCCGGCGGCGAGGGACCGATCGAGGAGGCGTACCGGCTCTGCATGGAGCACATGCTGCCCGACCACCCCTACGGGCGTGATCCGGCAGGGACGATCTCGACGGTCGCGGGCATCACGGCCGAAGATCTGGCCGAGCGGCATGTCGCACATTACGTTGCAGAGAACATGGTCGTCGTGCTCGTCGGCGACGTTGATGCAGCAGCGGCGGCCGATGCCATCGAATCGAGGTTCGCGTCGCTCGAGAAGAGGCCGTCGCCCGAGCCGGCGGCCGGATCGCCCGAGTGGCCCGACGAGCCGGTGCGCGTCGTCCGGAAGTCTGACTACAGAAGAACGTTCGCAGCTTTGGCGTTTCCCGGGCCGGGCATCGGAGACCCGGAGAGCGTGGCGATGGATGTCCTGACGGGCGTGCTGTGGCGAGGCGAGAGGTCGGGTCTGCACAAGGTCCTGGTCGAGGAACTCGGACTTGCCTCGAGCGTCTCGGTCGGCTGGTACACGAGGCGCCAGCAGAGCCCGGTCTATGTCTGGCTCGAACTCGAGCCCGGGGCCTTCGACGCCGCTGAGAACGCCGTTCTCGGAGCAGTGTCGCGGCTCGCGGCGGACGGCGTCGGTCAGAAGGAGGTCGACGAGGTCGTCGAGGCGGTTCGGGCCTCGATGCTGTTCATCCAGGAGACCGCCGAGGGTCAGGCTCACGACATCGGTTACTGGACCTCCATCGGACATCCCGGCTTCGACAGTGAGTACATGGAGAGACTCGAGCAGGTCACCCCGGAGGACGTGAGAGACCTCGCGGAGCGTCATCTGAGGGCGAGAAACCGGGCCGCCGCCGCCATCGTTCCCCGGGAAGAGGACTAGGAATGGGCCTCGTGCGCAGGACCGGCTGCTTCGTCAAGCGCAACCGAGCGACCGCGGTGACGGCCGTAGCCGCCCTCGTGCTGTTCTTCGTCTCGGCGCCGCCGGCATCGGCCTCCCTCGTACAGGACCGCCTGCCAAATGGGGTGCGGGTCGTCGTCGAGTCCGGTTCGTGGAACCGCATCGTCTCGGTCTCCGTACTCGCGGACGCGGGCTCGAAGTACGATCCACCCGAGCTCCCGGGGCTGGCGCGCGTCACCAACGAACTGCTCGGTTACTCGACGGCCGCCATGTCGTACGCCGACGTCTGCCGCGTCTCCGGATGCGCTTGGATCGACTTCGGGACGTCGACGACGGAGGACCTCGCCGAGGTCCATGTCTCCGCCG encodes:
- a CDS encoding sigma-70 family RNA polymerase sigma factor — translated: MTYYGSPAEEDKCLESYLQEIAQTPLLTREEEHEIGLRILKGDQAARDELVKANLRFVVSVAKGYARKTGSPIMDVINQGNLGLIEAAKRFDANRGRKFITYAVWWIRHAILKGMAEQSGAMRLPLNKSGAIRRMWRTLERMRQENGREPTDAELAKAMKMKVREIRELKKLSVTSLSLDAPIAGDEDLDLIDMVADPAEDPALQSLHYESLDREVDMALEALTAREAKILRHYFGLAGEKKKTLEEIGTMMGLTRERIRQIKEEALRKLRESPTLDELRSYLN
- a CDS encoding Do family serine endopeptidase, giving the protein MTHIGGDDDMRSWTSLVAGGAILIVAGLVLGVMITANYDWAPESSAQDIGPSRTPELSVSPVALGESPFVSVAEELLPAVVSVDTKRTITRGNDPFQDMFRDFFGERMYRDYFGDEGTEREYEIPGSASGFIFDDSGYVMTNNHVVDGADEVVVALDDGREFDAEIVGQDPSTDIAVLRIEGDDLPSVRLGDSDAIRVGDWAIAIGNPLELEGTVTVGVISAVGRADLNIRGGAPIYQDFIQTDASINFGNSGGPLVNIRGEVIGVNSAINPSANGIGFAIPIDLAYQVAESLMQEGRVVRGYLGVFPQEITQDLAEAQGLDDIEGVLIASVEDGTPADEAGLEPGDVIVEFDGSEISTVSQFRMVVAGVAPGEKTDMTVIRDGRRRRLTARLDERPGQDVAEVEEAEPEPEAWFGIDVLGLSHPMVRELGVEAEHGVVVVRVEAGSPAADGGIQVGDVIQRVGDREVENLEDYRSIMEDMEGRTKPVAFMVRRGQYTYFVAVRPEAE